The DNA sequence GTCGGCTCGACCATCATCGTGCCGGGCACCGGAAAGGAAATCGTCGGAGCGTGAAAACCGTAATCCATCAGCCGTTTGGCCACATCTTCCACGGTAACGCTCTTGAATTGCCGCAAATCGAGAATGCACTCGTGCGCGACCAGATCACCGTGGCCTTTGTAGAGCACCGGAAAATATTTCTCCAAACGTTTGGCAATGTAATTGGCGTTCAGGATGGCGACTTTGGTTGCTTCCGTTAGACCGGCGGCACCCATCGCGGCGATGTAAACCCATGAGACGGTCAGAATGCTCGCGCTACCCCACGGCGCGGCGGCGACCGCGCCGATGGGATTCTCACCGCCGAGATTCACTACCGGATGACCGGGCAGAAATTCCACGAGATGCTCAGCGACACCGATAGGCCCCATTCCAGGTCCACCACCGCCATGAGGAATGCAGAACGTTTTGTGCAAATTTAAGTGACACACGTCAGCGCCGATGTCGGCCGGCCGGCACAGACCGACCTGTGCGTTTAAGTTTGCGCCGTCCATGTAAACCTGGCCGCCGTGGTCGTGAATGATCTGGCAAATCTCTTTGATGGTTTCCTCGAACACGCCGTGCGTGGAGGGATAAGTCACCATCAGCGCGGCGAGATCATTGCGATGAGCCTCGGCCTTGGCTTTCAGATCCTGGAGACTGATGTTGCCTTCGCTGTCACACGCGACCGCAACAACCTTCATGCCGGCCATTACTGCGCTGGCGGGGTTTGTGCCGTGAGCGGAGGTTGGGATGAGACAAACATTGCGGTGGCTTTCTCCGCGACTCTGGTGATACGCACGGATGATTAGGAGGCCGCAGTATTCGCCTTGCGAGCCAGCGTTCGGCTGCAACGAAATCCCTGCAAACCCGGTGATTTCCGCCAGCCAATCTTCGAGTTGTTGGAAAATAATCTTGTAGCCCTTGGTCTGACGCAACGGCGCGAAAGGATGGATGCGGCTGAACTCTGGCCAGGACAATGGAAGCATTTCTGCCGATGCATTCAGTTTCATCGTGCACGAGCCGAGGGGAATCATTGAGGTTGTGAGCGAAAGATCGCGAGTCTCGAGTCGTTTGAGGTACCGGAGCATTTCGGTTTCGGAGTGGTAACGGTTGAAGACAGGGTGTTGGAGGAAGAGTGAGCTGCGTGAGGCGTGTTGCATTTTGCGTGATGAGTCCTCCGCAACGTCAGCAAAAGTAAATCCGGGGGGGGTGTCACCGTTGAAGACTTGCCAGATTTCGGCGATGTCAGCGGCGGTGGTTGTTTCATCAATTGAAATGCCGATGGTGTGAGGATCCACGACTCGAAAGCTCATCCGGTGTGCGTCGGCGATACTGACGACCTCGGCAGCGCGCTTGTCGCCAAGGTCGATGGTGATTGTGTCGTAGTGAGGGAGGTGAGGAGCGTGCCCTGGATTAAAACCGAGCCTCGCCAGGCCGGAAGCGAGCACATCCGTTAGTGTCTGGATTCGTTGTGCGATCTTTTTCAAACCTTCCGGGCCGTGGTAACAGGCGTAAGCCATCGCCATGTTGGCCAGCAGGGCCTGCGCCGTGCAGATATTACTGGTGGCTTTCTCGCGGCGGATGTGTTGTTCGCGCGTGCCGAGAGCCAAACGCAAGGCAGAACGGCCGCGTGAATCTTTAGAAACGCCCACAAGACGTCCGGGCATCTGGCGCTTGAACTCGTCGCGCGTCGCAAAAAAAGCGGCGTGTGGCCCGCCGTAGCCGAGCGGCACACCGAAACGTTGGGCGCTTCCGACCGCGACATCCGCGCCAAATTCACCAGGCGGTTTGATGAGGGTAAGGGCGAGCAAATCGGTCGCGACCGTGACAAGGGCGTCAGAGGTGTGGGCTTTTTCGACGAAGCCGGAGTAATCGTGGATGGCACCGTAGGTGTCGGGGTATTGCACGAGCGCGCCAAAGGTTTTTCCATCGAAGGTAAACGATTCGTAGTCGCCAACTACAACCTCAATGCCGAGAGCTTTTGCGCGCGTTTGGACGACTTCGACGTTTTGGGGATGACAATTTTGCGAGACGAAGAAGGTGTTCCGTCCCTCCTCATGTTTAAGCCGATGGCACATCATCATCGCTTCGGCGGCAGCCGTGGCTTCGTCGAGCATTGAGGCGTTGGCGATTTCAAGCTTGGTCAAATCGCAGACCATCGTTTGAAAATTGAGCAGCCCTTCGAGGCGGCCTTGAGAAATCTCCGCCTGGTAGGGGGTGTATTGCGTGTACCAGCCGGGATTTTCCAGAATGTTGCGTTGAATAACGGGTGGCGTGACGCAATCGTAGTAGCCCATGCCGATGTAAGAGCGAAAGACCTGGTTCTTCGCCGCGATGGAGCGGAGTTCGTTAAGAATGCCGAATTCGCTGCGACCAGCAGGAAGATTGAGCGGCCGGTTAAGTCGAATGTTGGCGGGAACTGCGGCGTCGATCAACTCATCGAGGTTGTTGTAACGAAGCGTCGAGAGCATTCGTTGA is a window from the Verrucomicrobiota bacterium genome containing:
- the gcvP gene encoding aminomethyl-transferring glycine dehydrogenase gives rise to the protein MFVNEATDKNLTNSSNAIDPAVMDSLKHPDRFVRRHIGPNADDVQRMLSTLRYNNLDELIDAAVPANIRLNRPLNLPAGRSEFGILNELRSIAAKNQVFRSYIGMGYYDCVTPPVIQRNILENPGWYTQYTPYQAEISQGRLEGLLNFQTMVCDLTKLEIANASMLDEATAAAEAMMMCHRLKHEEGRNTFFVSQNCHPQNVEVVQTRAKALGIEVVVGDYESFTFDGKTFGALVQYPDTYGAIHDYSGFVEKAHTSDALVTVATDLLALTLIKPPGEFGADVAVGSAQRFGVPLGYGGPHAAFFATRDEFKRQMPGRLVGVSKDSRGRSALRLALGTREQHIRREKATSNICTAQALLANMAMAYACYHGPEGLKKIAQRIQTLTDVLASGLARLGFNPGHAPHLPHYDTITIDLGDKRAAEVVSIADAHRMSFRVVDPHTIGISIDETTTAADIAEIWQVFNGDTPPGFTFADVAEDSSRKMQHASRSSLFLQHPVFNRYHSETEMLRYLKRLETRDLSLTTSMIPLGSCTMKLNASAEMLPLSWPEFSRIHPFAPLRQTKGYKIIFQQLEDWLAEITGFAGISLQPNAGSQGEYCGLLIIRAYHQSRGESHRNVCLIPTSAHGTNPASAVMAGMKVVAVACDSEGNISLQDLKAKAEAHRNDLAALMVTYPSTHGVFEETIKEICQIIHDHGGQVYMDGANLNAQVGLCRPADIGADVCHLNLHKTFCIPHGGGGPGMGPIGVAEHLVEFLPGHPVVNLGGENPIGAVAAAPWGSASILTVSWVYIAAMGAAGLTEATKVAILNANYIAKRLEKYFPVLYKGHGDLVAHECILDLRQFKSVTVEDVAKRLMDYGFHAPTISFPVPGTMMVEPTESESKAELDRFCDAMIAIHAEIRAIESGQADKQNNLLKNAPHTADMIAADNWNHPYPRDQAVFPAKWLHEHKFWPYVGRIDNVYGDRNLVCSCVGMENYS